The following coding sequences lie in one Seriola aureovittata isolate HTS-2021-v1 ecotype China chromosome 5, ASM2101889v1, whole genome shotgun sequence genomic window:
- the aldh3b2 gene encoding aldehyde dehydrogenase family 3 member B1, with translation MSSSPPSPSPARWFKALRRTRLGEPCLKTYPLECVDLLRRARVAFQAGRTVKENFRLAQLEAMVRMLEEHECDFVDALGRDLHKPRFETVVSELMLVKNEALHAINNLKKWMQPQHVERNLSTTLDECLVLSEPLGVVFIMGTWCNPVQMCLVPLVGAIAAGNCAIISPSECTAHASELLHRLIPFYLDNECFHVILAGTNDLPEVVELKFDHVLFTGNRGEGSRIAQAAARTLTPVTLILGGKNPCYVDKHCDIATTAQRVAWARFHNAGQSLVAPDYILCHADVKERLVQALKCCLMQFYGSDPRESRSLGRMVNLEIFNRARDMLWRSGKVAVGGQVIEAEKYIAPTILTEVAESDPIMQQDVFGPILPVLTVNNVDEAIAFINKQEKPLCVYAYSSNSKVISRLMSETSSGSFCSNDSVLQSLMVALPFGGVGASGTGSYHGRYSFDTFSHRKSCLLRGTRFDCVTYLRYPPYEDRNLSLMTWASSLSQKSQGWCQIL, from the exons ATGAGCAGCAGTCCGCCGAGCCCATCTCCAGCCCGATGGTTCAAAGCGCTACGCAG GACGAGGCTGGGGGAGCCGTGTTTGAAGACGTATCCATTGGAGTGTGTGGATCTACTGAGGAGGGCCAGAGTTGCCTTTCAAGCTGGCCGCACCGTCAAGGAGAACTTCAGACTGGCTCAGCTGGAGGCTATGGTGCGGATGCTGGAGGAACACGAGTGTGACTTTGTGGATGCTCTTGGAAGGGACCTTCACAAG ccaAGGTTTGAGACAGTTGTGTCAGAACTGATGCTTGTGAAGAATGAAGCACTTCATGCCATTAACAATCTGAAGAAGTGGATGCAGCCACAGCATGTAGAAAGAAACCTG TCCACCACGTTGGACGAGTGTCTGGTGCTCAGTGAGCCGCTGGGGGTGGTGTTTATCATGGGGACCTGGTGTAATCCTGTCCAAATGTGTCTGGTGCCGCTGGTAGGGGCCATCGCAGCAG GAAACTGCGCCATCATCAGTCCGTCTGAGTGCACCGCTCACGCATCAGAGCTCCTCCATCGTCTCATTCCTTTTTACTTGGACAAT GAATGCTTCCATGTGATTCTTGCAGGCACAAATGACTTGCCTGAAGTTGTGGAGCTCAAATTTGATCATGTCCTCTTCACAG GAAACAGAGGGGAGGGAAGCAGAATTGCTCAGGCTGCAGCTCGCACTCTTACACCTGTCACCCTGATTTTGGGAGGCAAGAATCCATGTTACGTGGACAAACACTGTGACATTGCCACCACCGCACAGCGCGTTGCTTGGGCTCGTTTCCACAATGCCGGACAGAGCTTGGTGGCTCCAGATTACATCCTGTGCCACGCGGATGTCAAAGAACGGCTCGTGCAGGCCCTGAAATGCTGCCTGATGCAATTCTACGGTTCTGATCCCCGAGAATCCCGCAGCCTTGGCCGCATGGTCAATCTGGAGATCTTTAACCGCGCAAGAGACATGCTGTGGAGATCTGGCAAGGTGGCTGTGGGTGGGCAGGTGATAGAAGCAGAGAAATATATTG CTCCAACAATTTTGACAGAGGTGGCAGAATCAGACCCCATTATGCAACAGGACGTTTTTGGCCCAATTCTCCCGGTTCTGACTGTGAACAATGTGGATGAGGCAATAGCTTTCATTAATAAGCAAGAGAAACCcctctgtgtgtatgcatattcCAGCAACAGTAAG GTTATTTCAAGACTAATGAGTGAAACGTCTAGTGGAAGCTTTTGCTCTAATGACAGCGTCCTGCAGAGTTTGATGGTGGCTCTGCCTTTCGGTGGAGTAG gTGCCAGTGGAACGGGTTCTTACCACGGCCGCTACAGCTTTGATACCTTCTCTCACAGGAAATCCTGCCTGCTAAGAGGCACACGGTTCGATTGTGTCACCTATCTGCGTTATCCGCCCTATGAGGACCGCAATCTGTCTCTAATGACATGGGCCAGTAGCCTGTCCCAGAAGAGCCAGGGCTGGTGCCAGATCCTGTGA
- the mmab gene encoding corrinoid adenosyltransferase, whose translation MASFIIKSAHLRCVARTGRLISEHRTRKTLCSDRSYATEVDNRVPKIYTKTGDKGFSSTFTGERRPKEDHIFEALGNTDELSSAIGLAREFCLDKGHTFTDQLDKIQCILQDVGSNIATPRSSARESHIKKTKFTAQPITDLETWIDNFTKELSPLTNFILPSGGKSSAALHLARTVCRRAERSVAPVVRSGEADPDVAKFLNRLSDYLFTVARYAAMKEGNEEKIYKRPQ comes from the exons ATGGCTTCGTTTATTATCAAATCTGCCCACCTCCGCTGTGTTGCAAGGACAGGCCGGCTCATAAGCGAGCACCGGACAAGGAAAACGTTGTGTTCAGACAGAAG TTATGCCACCGAGGTAGACAACAGGGTTCCCAAAATATACACCAAAACTGGAGACAAAG GTTTCTCAAGCACATTTACAGGAGAAAGGAGGCCAAAGGAAGATCATATTTTTGAAGCCCTAGGAAATACAGATGAGCTTTCATCAGCTATAGG CTTGGCCAGAGAATTTTGCCTCGACAAAGGTCACACGTTCACAGATCAGTTGGACAAG ATACAGTGCATTTTACAAGATGTGGGCTCCAATATCGCCACCCCTCGATCATCTGCAAGAGAAAGTCACATAA AGAAAACCAAATTTActgctcagccaatcacagaccTGGAAACCTGGATTGATAACTTTACAAAAGAACTCAGTCCACTGACCAACTTCATTTTACCT TCTGGAGGGAAGAGCAGTGCAGCTTTGCACTTAGCTCGGACAGTCTGTCGGCGAGCAGAGCGCAG TGTTGCTCCAGTTGTGCGGTCAGGGGAAGCCGATCCAGATGTTGCAAAGTTTCTGAACAG ATTGAGCGACTACCTGTTCACTGTGGCCAGATATGCAGCCATGAAAGAAGGCAACGAGGAGAAAATCTACAAAAGACCCCAATGA